From the genome of Cedecea lapagei, one region includes:
- the sucA gene encoding 2-oxoglutarate dehydrogenase E1 component, producing MQNGAMKPWLDSSWLAGANQSYIEQLYEDFLTDPDSVDAHWRTMFQQLPGTGARADQFHSKTRDYFRRLAKDASRYSTAITDPDTDVKQVKVLQLINAWRFRGHQAANLDPLGLWKQESVPDLDPAFHNLTDEDLQQSFNVGSFAGGKETMKLADLIDALQQTYGGSIGAEYMHITNTEEKRWIQQRIESVVGQSTFTPEEKKRFLSELTAAEGLERYLGAKFPGAKRFSLEGGDALVPMLKEMIRHAGKSGTREVVLGMAHRGRLNVLINVLGKKPQDLFDEFAGKHKEHLGTGDVKYHMGFSSDVETEGGLVHLALAFNPSHLEIVSPVVIGSVRARLDRLDKPGSNQVLPITIHGDAAVAGQGVVQETLNMSKARGYEVGGTVRIVINNQIGFTTSNPLDARSTPYCTDIGKMVMAPIFHVNADDPEAVAFVTRLALDFRNTFKRDVFIDLVCYRRHGHNEADEPSATQPVMYQKIKKHPTPRKIYADKLEQDKLATLEDATEMVNLYRDALDAGECVVNEWRPMNMHSFTWSPYLNHEWDESYPNKVEMKRVQELAKRISTVPEAVEMQSRVAKIYSDRQEMANGNKLFDWGAAENLAYATLVDEGVSVRLSGEDAGRGTFFHRHAVIHNQTNGSTYTPLAHVHNSQGIFKVWDSVLSEEAVLAFEYGYATAEPRTLTIWEAQFGDFANGAQVVIDQFISSGEQKWGRMCGLVMLLPHGYEGQGPEHSSARLERYLQLCAEQNMQVCVPSTPAQVYHMLRRQALRGMRRPLVVMSPKSLLRHPLAVSTLDELANGTFQPAIGEIDELDPKGVKRVVLCSGKVYYDLLEQRRKNEQKDVAIVRIEQLYPFPHQAVQEALKPFAHVHDFVWCQEEPLNQGAWYCSQHHFREVIPFGSALRYAGRPASASPAVGYMSVHQKQQQDLVNDALNVE from the coding sequence ATGCAGAACGGCGCGATGAAGCCCTGGCTGGACTCTTCCTGGCTGGCGGGCGCAAACCAGTCCTACATAGAGCAGCTCTATGAAGACTTCTTAACCGATCCTGACTCTGTTGATGCGCACTGGCGCACCATGTTCCAGCAGTTACCTGGAACCGGAGCCAGAGCAGATCAATTCCATTCAAAAACGCGTGATTATTTCCGCCGTCTGGCGAAGGATGCCTCACGTTACTCCACCGCAATCACCGATCCTGACACTGACGTTAAGCAGGTCAAAGTGTTGCAGCTGATCAACGCCTGGCGTTTCCGCGGGCACCAGGCAGCCAACCTCGATCCGCTGGGTCTTTGGAAGCAGGAATCCGTTCCCGATCTGGATCCGGCTTTCCACAACCTGACGGATGAAGATCTGCAGCAGAGCTTTAACGTGGGTTCTTTTGCCGGCGGCAAAGAGACCATGAAGCTTGCGGATCTGATCGACGCTCTGCAGCAAACCTACGGCGGTTCTATTGGCGCCGAGTATATGCACATTACCAACACAGAAGAGAAACGCTGGATCCAGCAGCGCATTGAATCTGTGGTGGGCCAGTCAACCTTCACGCCGGAAGAGAAAAAACGCTTCCTGAGCGAGCTGACCGCAGCAGAAGGCCTGGAACGCTACCTGGGGGCTAAATTCCCGGGGGCGAAACGCTTCTCGCTGGAAGGCGGCGACGCGCTGGTTCCGATGCTCAAAGAGATGATTCGCCACGCCGGTAAGAGCGGCACGCGTGAAGTGGTGCTGGGTATGGCGCACCGCGGTCGTCTTAACGTGCTGATCAACGTTCTGGGTAAAAAACCACAGGACCTGTTCGACGAATTTGCCGGTAAACACAAAGAGCACCTCGGCACCGGCGACGTGAAGTACCACATGGGCTTCTCCTCCGACGTAGAAACCGAAGGGGGCCTGGTTCACCTGGCGCTGGCGTTTAACCCGTCTCACCTTGAAATCGTTAGCCCAGTGGTTATCGGTTCCGTTCGTGCTCGCCTGGATCGTCTGGATAAACCGGGCAGCAACCAGGTTCTGCCGATCACCATCCACGGTGACGCCGCGGTAGCCGGGCAGGGCGTAGTTCAGGAAACCCTGAACATGTCCAAAGCGCGCGGTTATGAAGTAGGCGGTACCGTACGTATCGTGATTAACAACCAGATTGGTTTCACCACCTCCAATCCGCTGGATGCTCGCTCCACGCCGTACTGTACCGATATCGGTAAGATGGTAATGGCGCCGATTTTCCACGTTAATGCGGACGACCCGGAAGCCGTTGCCTTCGTAACTCGTCTGGCGCTGGACTTCCGTAACACCTTTAAACGCGACGTGTTTATCGATCTGGTTTGCTACCGTCGTCATGGTCATAACGAAGCTGATGAGCCAAGCGCAACTCAGCCAGTGATGTACCAGAAAATCAAAAAACACCCGACGCCGCGTAAAATCTACGCCGACAAGCTTGAGCAGGACAAACTGGCCACGCTGGAAGATGCCACCGAAATGGTGAATCTGTATCGCGATGCGCTGGATGCCGGCGAATGCGTAGTTAACGAATGGCGTCCGATGAACATGCACTCCTTTACCTGGTCGCCGTACCTCAACCACGAGTGGGACGAAAGCTACCCGAACAAGGTTGAGATGAAGCGCGTTCAGGAACTGGCTAAGCGCATTAGCACCGTTCCGGAAGCCGTAGAGATGCAGTCTCGTGTGGCGAAGATCTACAGCGATCGTCAGGAGATGGCGAACGGCAACAAGCTGTTCGACTGGGGCGCTGCGGAAAACCTGGCTTATGCAACGCTGGTTGACGAGGGCGTATCCGTTCGTCTTTCCGGTGAAGATGCGGGCCGCGGGACCTTCTTCCACCGTCATGCGGTTATCCATAACCAGACCAACGGTTCGACCTATACGCCGCTGGCGCACGTTCACAACAGCCAGGGCATTTTCAAGGTCTGGGATTCGGTACTGTCTGAGGAAGCGGTTCTGGCCTTTGAATATGGTTATGCTACGGCAGAACCACGCACCCTGACCATCTGGGAAGCGCAGTTCGGCGACTTCGCCAACGGCGCACAGGTGGTGATCGACCAGTTCATCAGCTCCGGCGAGCAGAAATGGGGCCGTATGTGTGGCCTGGTGATGCTGCTGCCGCACGGCTACGAAGGCCAGGGGCCAGAGCACTCCTCCGCGCGTCTGGAGCGTTACCTCCAGCTGTGCGCCGAGCAGAACATGCAGGTTTGCGTACCATCTACTCCGGCTCAGGTTTATCACATGCTGCGTCGTCAGGCGCTGCGCGGGATGCGCCGTCCACTGGTGGTGATGTCACCGAAATCTCTGCTGCGCCATCCGCTGGCGGTATCCACCCTCGATGAACTGGCTAACGGGACTTTCCAGCCGGCGATTGGCGAGATTGACGAGCTGGATCCTAAAGGCGTTAAGCGTGTAGTACTGTGTTCCGGTAAGGTTTATTACGATTTGCTTGAGCAACGTCGTAAGAACGAGCAGAAGGATGTGGCGATTGTACGTATCGAACAGCTCTATCCGTTCCCGCATCAGGCGGTACAGGAAGCGCTGAAGCCGTTCGCTCACGTGCATGATTTTGTCTGGTGCCAGGAAGAGCCGCTCAACCAGGGCGCCTGGTACTGCAGCCAACACCACTTCCGCGAAGTGATTCCGTTTGGGTCCGCTCTGCGTTACGCAGGTCGCCCGGCCTCCGCCTCTCCGGCGGTAGGGTATATGTCCGTTCACCAGAAGCAGCAGCAAGATCTGGTTAATGACGCGCTGAACGTCGAATAA
- the sdhB gene encoding succinate dehydrogenase iron-sulfur subunit SdhB yields MKLEFSVYRYNPDVDDAPRMQDYTLEAEEGRDMMLLDALMQLKEKDPSLSFRRSCREGVCGSDGLNMNGKNGLACITPISALGNGKQKIVIRPLPGLPVIRDLVVDMGQFYAQYEKIKPYLLNNGQNPPAREHLQSPEQREKLDGLYECILCACCSTSCPSFWWNPDKFIGPAGLLAAYRFLIDSRDTETDSRLEGLSDAFSVFRCHSIMNCVSVCPKGLNPTKAIGHIKSMLLQKSA; encoded by the coding sequence ATGAAACTCGAATTCTCAGTTTATCGTTATAACCCGGATGTAGACGACGCTCCGCGTATGCAGGATTACACCCTGGAGGCGGAAGAAGGTCGCGACATGATGCTGCTGGATGCTCTGATGCAGCTGAAAGAAAAAGATCCAAGTCTGTCGTTCCGTCGCTCGTGCCGCGAGGGCGTTTGTGGCTCTGACGGCCTGAACATGAACGGTAAAAACGGTCTGGCCTGTATCACGCCTATTTCGGCGCTCGGCAACGGCAAACAGAAGATAGTCATCCGTCCTCTGCCTGGCCTGCCGGTGATCCGCGATCTGGTGGTGGACATGGGGCAATTCTATGCTCAATATGAGAAGATTAAGCCTTACCTGTTGAATAATGGGCAAAATCCACCCGCTCGCGAGCACTTACAGTCGCCTGAGCAGCGTGAAAAACTGGATGGTCTGTACGAGTGTATTCTTTGCGCCTGCTGCTCGACCTCCTGCCCATCGTTCTGGTGGAATCCGGACAAGTTTATCGGCCCGGCTGGTTTGCTGGCAGCGTATCGTTTCCTGATCGACAGCCGCGATACCGAGACCGACAGCCGCCTGGAAGGGTTGAGCGATGCTTTCAGCGTATTCCGCTGCCACAGCATCATGAACTGCGTCAGCGTTTGTCCTAAGGGGCTGAACCCGACGAAGGCCATCGGCCATATTAAGTCGATGCTGTTGCAGAAAAGCGCTTAA
- the sdhA gene encoding succinate dehydrogenase flavoprotein subunit has protein sequence MKLPVREFDAVVIGAGGAGMRAALQISQSGQTCALLSKVFPTRSHTVSAQGGITVALGNTHEDNWEWHMYDTVKGSDYIGDQDAIEYMCKTGPEAILELDHMGLPFSRLENGTIYQRPFGGQSKDFGGEQAARTAAAADRTGHALLHTLYQQNLKNHTTIFSEWYALDLVKNADGAVVGCTALCIETGEVVYFKARATVLATGGAGRIYQSTTNAHINTGDGVGMAIRAGVPVQDMEMWQFHPTGIAGAGVLVTEGCRGEGGYLLNKHGERFMERYAPNAKDLAGRDVVARSIMIEIREGRGCDGPWGPHAKLKLDHLGKEVLESRLPGILELSRTFAHVDPVKEPIPVIPTCHYMMGGIPTKVTGQALTVNEQGEDVVIPGLFAVGEIACVSVHGANRLGGNSLLDLVVFGRAVGLHLQESIAEQGDLLDATEAEIDASLERLNRWNGNRNGEDPVEIRKALQECMQHNFSVFREGDAMAKGLEQLKAIRERLKNARLDDTSSEFNTQRVECLELDNLMETAYATAVSANFRTESRGAHSRFDFPDRDDENWLCHSLYLPESESMTRRSVNMEPKLRPAFPPKIRTY, from the coding sequence ATGAAACTGCCAGTCAGAGAATTTGATGCTGTCGTAATTGGTGCCGGTGGCGCAGGTATGCGCGCCGCACTGCAAATTTCCCAGAGCGGCCAGACCTGTGCGCTGCTTTCTAAAGTTTTCCCGACCCGTTCCCATACCGTATCCGCGCAGGGTGGCATCACCGTTGCGCTCGGTAATACCCATGAAGATAACTGGGAATGGCACATGTACGACACGGTAAAAGGTTCCGACTACATCGGTGACCAGGACGCCATCGAATATATGTGTAAAACCGGCCCGGAAGCGATTCTGGAGCTGGACCATATGGGTCTGCCGTTCTCCCGTCTGGAAAATGGCACCATTTATCAGCGTCCGTTCGGCGGCCAGTCGAAAGATTTCGGCGGCGAGCAGGCGGCACGTACTGCGGCAGCGGCTGACCGTACCGGTCACGCGCTGCTGCACACCCTGTATCAGCAGAACCTGAAAAACCATACCACCATCTTCTCCGAGTGGTATGCGCTGGATCTGGTTAAAAACGCCGATGGCGCAGTCGTCGGTTGTACCGCGCTGTGCATCGAAACCGGTGAAGTGGTTTACTTCAAAGCCCGCGCGACCGTGCTGGCAACCGGCGGCGCAGGCCGTATTTATCAGTCCACGACTAACGCCCATATCAACACCGGTGACGGCGTTGGCATGGCAATCCGCGCTGGCGTGCCGGTGCAGGATATGGAAATGTGGCAGTTCCACCCAACCGGCATCGCCGGTGCAGGCGTTCTGGTAACGGAAGGCTGCCGCGGTGAAGGTGGTTATCTGCTGAACAAACACGGCGAACGCTTTATGGAGCGTTATGCCCCGAATGCGAAAGACCTGGCGGGTCGTGACGTGGTGGCGCGTTCCATCATGATCGAAATCCGTGAAGGTCGCGGCTGCGACGGCCCATGGGGTCCTCACGCCAAGCTGAAGCTCGACCACCTGGGTAAAGAAGTTCTGGAATCCCGCCTGCCGGGCATCCTGGAGCTGTCCCGCACCTTTGCCCACGTTGACCCGGTTAAAGAGCCGATTCCGGTTATCCCTACCTGCCACTATATGATGGGCGGTATTCCGACCAAAGTGACCGGTCAGGCGCTGACCGTAAACGAACAGGGCGAAGACGTGGTTATCCCTGGCCTGTTCGCGGTAGGCGAAATTGCCTGCGTATCGGTCCACGGTGCAAACCGCCTGGGCGGCAACTCCCTGCTTGACCTGGTGGTGTTTGGTCGTGCGGTAGGTCTGCATCTGCAGGAATCCATTGCCGAGCAGGGCGATCTGCTGGATGCGACCGAAGCCGAAATCGACGCCTCCCTTGAGCGCCTCAACCGCTGGAACGGCAACCGTAACGGCGAAGATCCGGTGGAAATTCGTAAAGCGCTGCAGGAATGTATGCAGCACAACTTCTCGGTCTTCCGCGAAGGCGACGCGATGGCCAAAGGTCTTGAGCAGCTGAAAGCGATCCGCGAGCGTCTGAAAAATGCCCGTCTGGACGATACCTCCAGCGAGTTCAACACCCAGCGCGTTGAGTGCCTGGAGCTGGATAACCTGATGGAAACCGCCTACGCCACCGCGGTGTCGGCAAACTTCCGTACCGAGAGCCGTGGCGCGCATAGCCGCTTCGACTTCCCGGATCGTGATGACGAAAACTGGCTGTGCCATTCCCTGTATCTGCCAGAGTCGGAATCCATGACGCGTCGTAGCGTCAATATGGAGCCGAAACTGCGTCCGGCGTTCCCGCCGAAGATTCGTACTTATTAA
- a CDS encoding citrate synthase, producing the protein MADTKANLTLTGEDALELDVLKGTLGQDVIDIRSLGSKGVFTFDPGFTSTASCESKITYIDGDEGILLHRGFPIDQLATESSYLEVCYILLNGEKPTQEQFDEFKTTVTRHTMIHEQITRLFHGFRRDSHPMAVLCGVTGALAAFYHDSLDVNNPRHREIAAFRLLSKMPTVAAMCYKYSIGQPFVYPRNDLSYSANFLNMMFSTPCEEYKVNPILERAMDRILILHADHEQNASTSTVRTAGSSGANPFACIAAGIASLWGPAHGGANEAALKMLEEISTVEHIPEFIRRAKDKNDSFRLMGFGHRVYKNYDPRATVMRETCHEVLKELNLKDNNLLEVAMELEHIALNDPYFIEKKLYPNVDFYSGIILKAMGIPSSMFTVIFAMARTVGWIAHWNEMHDDGIKIARPRQLYTGYDKRDFKSDLKK; encoded by the coding sequence ATGGCTGATACTAAAGCAAACCTCACCCTTACTGGTGAAGATGCTCTCGAACTTGATGTGCTAAAGGGCACGCTAGGTCAGGATGTAATTGATATCCGTAGTCTTGGTTCTAAAGGTGTATTTACTTTTGATCCAGGTTTCACCTCTACCGCATCCTGCGAATCCAAAATCACTTATATCGACGGTGACGAAGGCATTCTTTTACACCGCGGTTTCCCGATTGACCAGCTGGCCACCGAATCAAGCTATCTGGAAGTCTGCTACATCCTGCTGAACGGTGAAAAACCGACGCAGGAGCAGTTTGACGAATTCAAAACCACCGTAACCCGCCACACGATGATTCACGAACAGATTACCCGTCTGTTCCATGGCTTCCGTCGCGACTCGCATCCGATGGCCGTGCTGTGCGGCGTGACCGGTGCTCTGGCAGCCTTCTACCACGACTCGCTCGACGTGAACAACCCGCGCCACCGTGAAATCGCGGCATTCCGCCTGCTCTCTAAAATGCCGACCGTAGCAGCAATGTGTTACAAGTATTCGATTGGCCAGCCTTTCGTTTACCCGCGCAACGACCTCTCCTACTCGGCTAACTTCCTCAACATGATGTTCTCTACGCCGTGCGAAGAGTACAAAGTTAACCCAATTCTGGAACGCGCCATGGATCGCATTCTGATCCTGCACGCGGACCACGAGCAGAACGCATCCACCTCTACCGTGCGTACCGCAGGCTCCTCCGGCGCGAACCCGTTTGCATGTATCGCTGCGGGCATCGCTTCCCTGTGGGGACCGGCTCACGGCGGCGCAAACGAAGCTGCGCTGAAAATGCTGGAAGAGATCAGCACCGTGGAACACATTCCGGAATTTATCCGCCGCGCCAAAGACAAAAATGACTCGTTCCGTCTGATGGGCTTCGGCCACCGCGTGTACAAAAATTACGACCCGCGCGCCACCGTAATGCGTGAAACCTGTCACGAAGTGCTGAAAGAGCTGAACCTGAAGGATAACAACCTGCTGGAAGTGGCGATGGAGCTGGAGCATATCGCACTGAACGACCCGTACTTCATTGAGAAGAAACTCTACCCGAACGTAGACTTCTACTCCGGCATCATTCTGAAGGCGATGGGCATTCCATCCTCCATGTTTACCGTTATCTTCGCGATGGCGCGTACCGTGGGCTGGATTGCACACTGGAACGAAATGCACGACGACGGCATCAAAATCGCCCGTCCACGTCAGCTGTATACCGGCTACGATAAACGTGATTTCAAATCCGACCTCAAAAAGTAA
- the sucC gene encoding ADP-forming succinate--CoA ligase subunit beta, with product MNLHEYQAKQLFARYGLPAPVGYACTTPREAEEAASKIGAGPWVVKCQVHAGGRGKAGGVKVVNSKEDIRAFAEHWLGKRLVTYQTDANGQPVHQILVEAATDIDKELYLGAVVDRSSRRVVFMASTEGGVEIEKVAEETPHLIHKVALDPLAGPMPYQGRELAFKLGLEGKQVQQFTKIFMGLAAIFLERDLALIEINPLVITKQGDLICLDGKLGADGNALFRQPDLREMRDQSQEDPREAQAAQWELNYVALDGNIGCMVNGAGLAMGTMDIVKLHGGEPANFLDVGGGATKERVTEAFKIILSDDKVKAVLVNIFGGIVRCDLIADGIIGAVAEVGVNVPVVVRLEGNNAELGAKKLADSGLNIIAAKSLTDAAQQVVAAVEGK from the coding sequence ATGAACTTACACGAATATCAGGCGAAACAGTTGTTTGCTCGGTATGGTTTGCCGGCACCCGTCGGTTACGCCTGCACCACACCGCGTGAAGCGGAAGAAGCCGCCTCTAAAATTGGCGCGGGTCCCTGGGTGGTGAAATGTCAGGTTCATGCCGGTGGCCGCGGTAAAGCGGGCGGTGTGAAAGTGGTTAACAGCAAAGAAGATATTCGCGCTTTCGCTGAACACTGGCTGGGCAAACGCCTGGTAACTTACCAAACTGATGCAAACGGCCAGCCGGTTCACCAGATTCTGGTTGAAGCTGCGACCGACATCGACAAAGAGCTGTACCTGGGTGCGGTTGTTGACCGTAGCTCTCGCCGTGTAGTCTTCATGGCTTCCACCGAAGGCGGCGTGGAAATCGAAAAAGTGGCGGAAGAGACCCCGCACCTGATCCACAAAGTAGCGCTGGATCCGCTGGCTGGGCCAATGCCTTACCAGGGCCGTGAGCTGGCGTTCAAACTGGGTCTGGAAGGTAAACAGGTTCAGCAGTTCACCAAAATCTTTATGGGTCTGGCTGCGATTTTCCTGGAGCGCGATCTGGCGCTGATCGAAATCAACCCGCTGGTGATCACTAAGCAGGGTGACCTGATCTGCCTCGACGGCAAACTGGGCGCTGATGGCAACGCGCTGTTCCGCCAGCCGGACCTGCGTGAAATGCGCGACCAGTCTCAGGAAGACCCGCGTGAAGCTCAGGCTGCACAGTGGGAGCTGAACTACGTTGCGCTGGACGGCAACATCGGCTGTATGGTTAACGGTGCGGGCCTGGCAATGGGCACCATGGACATCGTTAAGCTGCACGGCGGCGAGCCGGCTAACTTCCTTGACGTGGGCGGCGGTGCGACCAAAGAGCGCGTGACCGAAGCCTTCAAAATCATCCTGTCAGACGACAAAGTGAAAGCCGTTCTGGTGAACATCTTCGGCGGTATCGTACGCTGCGACCTGATTGCCGACGGCATCATTGGCGCCGTGGCCGAAGTGGGCGTTAACGTGCCGGTGGTGGTACGTCTGGAAGGTAACAACGCCGAACTGGGCGCGAAGAAACTGGCGGATAGCGGCCTGAACATCATTGCAGCGAAAAGTCTGACGGACGCAGCACAGCAGGTTGTTGCTGCCGTGGAGGGGAAATAA
- the odhB gene encoding 2-oxoglutarate dehydrogenase complex dihydrolipoyllysine-residue succinyltransferase: MSSVDILVPDLPESVADATVATWHKKPGDSVKRDEVLVEIETDKVVLEVPASADGVLDAVLEDEGTTVTSRQILGRLREGNSGGKETSVKADSKESTPAQRQQASLEEQNNDALSPAIRRLIAENDLDASAIKGSGVGGRITREDVEKHLTEAKAKQPAQAKAAEAAPAPVAPLAGRSEKRVPMTRLRKRVAERLLEAKNSTAMLTTFNEVNMKPIMELRKQYGEAFEKRHGVRLGFMSFYIKAVVEALKRYPEVNASIDGEDVVYHNYFDVSIAVSTPRGLVTPVLKDVDTLGMADIEKRIKELAVKGRDGKLTVEELTGGNFTITNGGVFGSLMSTPIINPPQSAILGMHAIKDRPMAVDGKVEILPMMYLALSYDHRLIDGRESVGYLVAIKELLEDPTRLLLDV, from the coding sequence ATGAGTAGCGTAGATATTCTAGTTCCTGACCTGCCTGAGTCCGTAGCCGACGCGACAGTGGCAACCTGGCATAAAAAACCGGGCGACAGCGTCAAACGTGACGAAGTGCTGGTTGAAATTGAAACTGACAAAGTGGTACTGGAAGTCCCCGCGTCGGCGGATGGCGTTCTGGACGCGGTACTGGAAGACGAAGGCACGACCGTGACTTCTCGTCAGATTCTGGGTCGCCTGCGCGAAGGCAACAGCGGCGGGAAAGAAACCTCCGTGAAAGCCGACAGCAAAGAGTCCACCCCGGCTCAGCGCCAGCAGGCCTCCCTGGAAGAGCAGAATAACGATGCCCTCAGCCCGGCTATTCGCCGCCTGATCGCTGAAAACGACCTTGACGCCAGCGCCATCAAAGGCAGCGGCGTGGGTGGCCGAATCACTCGTGAAGACGTTGAAAAACACCTGACCGAAGCGAAAGCGAAGCAGCCAGCCCAGGCTAAAGCTGCAGAAGCGGCTCCGGCTCCGGTTGCGCCGCTGGCTGGCCGCAGCGAAAAACGCGTGCCGATGACCCGCCTGCGCAAGCGCGTGGCCGAGCGTCTGCTGGAGGCGAAAAACTCTACCGCCATGCTCACGACCTTCAACGAAGTGAACATGAAGCCAATCATGGAACTGCGTAAGCAGTACGGTGAAGCGTTTGAAAAACGCCACGGCGTGCGTCTGGGCTTCATGTCCTTCTATATTAAAGCCGTGGTTGAAGCGCTGAAACGCTACCCGGAAGTGAACGCGTCCATCGACGGTGAAGATGTGGTTTACCACAACTATTTCGACGTCAGCATCGCGGTTTCTACTCCGCGTGGCCTGGTGACGCCGGTGCTGAAAGATGTGGATACCCTCGGCATGGCCGACATCGAAAAACGCATCAAAGAGCTGGCTGTGAAAGGTCGTGACGGTAAGCTGACCGTAGAAGAGCTGACCGGCGGTAACTTCACGATTACCAACGGCGGCGTCTTCGGTTCCCTGATGTCTACGCCGATCATCAACCCGCCGCAGAGCGCGATTCTGGGCATGCACGCGATTAAAGATCGCCCAATGGCGGTTGACGGTAAAGTTGAGATCCTGCCGATGATGTATCTGGCGCTCTCCTACGATCACCGTCTGATCGATGGCCGCGAGTCCGTGGGTTATCTGGTTGCTATTAAAGAGCTGCTGGAAGATCCAACTCGTCTGCTGCTGGACGTATAG
- the sdhC gene encoding succinate dehydrogenase cytochrome b556 subunit — translation MWALFMIRNVKKQRPVNLDLKTIRFPVTAIASILHRVSGVITFVAVGILLWLLGLSLSSAEGFLTASSVMSSFIVKFIMWGILTALAYHVVVGIRHLLMDFGYLEETLVAGKRSAQISFVITVVLSILAGVLVW, via the coding sequence ATGTGGGCGCTATTCATGATAAGAAACGTGAAAAAACAACGACCTGTCAATCTGGATCTGAAAACGATCCGGTTCCCCGTCACTGCAATCGCTTCCATCCTCCACCGCGTATCCGGCGTGATCACATTTGTGGCGGTCGGCATTCTGCTTTGGTTGCTGGGGCTGTCACTCTCGTCTGCGGAAGGTTTCTTGACCGCCTCCTCCGTGATGAGCAGCTTTATCGTTAAATTTATAATGTGGGGCATCCTGACGGCTCTGGCCTATCACGTCGTGGTGGGTATCCGCCATCTGCTGATGGACTTCGGCTATCTGGAAGAGACCCTCGTAGCGGGCAAACGATCCGCGCAAATCTCCTTTGTTATTACCGTCGTGCTTTCAATTCTTGCAGGAGTCCTCGTATGGTAA
- the sdhD gene encoding succinate dehydrogenase membrane anchor subunit, translated as MVSNASALGRNGVHDYVLVRATAIVLTLYIIYMIGFFAFTGELTYDVWHGFFASAFTKVFTLLALVSILIHAWIGMWQVLTDYVKPLAIRLPLQLLIVVALLVYVIYGFVVVWGV; from the coding sequence ATGGTAAGCAATGCCTCCGCATTGGGTCGCAATGGCGTGCACGATTATGTGCTGGTTCGCGCTACCGCCATCGTATTAACCCTGTACATCATCTATATGATTGGCTTCTTCGCTTTCACCGGCGAGCTGACCTATGACGTCTGGCACGGCTTCTTCGCCTCTGCCTTCACCAAAGTTTTCACCCTGCTGGCCTTGGTCTCTATTTTGATCCATGCCTGGATTGGCATGTGGCAGGTGTTGACCGACTACGTTAAACCACTGGCGATTCGCCTTCCTTTACAGCTGCTGATTGTTGTTGCGCTGTTGGTTTACGTTATTTATGGATTCGTTGTGGTGTGGGGTGTGTAA
- the nei gene encoding endonuclease VIII has translation MPEGPEIRRAADKLEAAVGGEPLTDVWFAFEELKPFEAMLRGKVIERIETRGKAMLTHFSNGLTLYSHNQLYGVWRVVKAGKEPETKRVLRVKLQTAEKAILLYSASDIEMLEQEQLEKHAFLQRVGPDVLDETLTAEQVKARLLSPRFRRRQFSGLLLDQAFLAGLGNYLRVEILWEAELAPQHRAEDLTAEQVERLASALLDIPRLSYQTRGQGEENKHHGAVFSFRVFHRAGEPCERCGGIIERTNLSSRPFYWCPRCQK, from the coding sequence ATGCCGGAAGGGCCGGAAATAAGACGAGCGGCGGATAAGCTTGAGGCCGCTGTGGGCGGAGAACCTTTAACCGATGTGTGGTTCGCTTTCGAAGAGTTAAAGCCGTTTGAGGCTATGCTCAGGGGCAAGGTTATTGAACGGATTGAAACCCGCGGCAAAGCAATGCTGACGCATTTTTCTAACGGCTTAACATTGTACAGCCATAACCAGCTTTACGGCGTCTGGCGAGTGGTTAAGGCCGGTAAAGAGCCAGAAACTAAGCGAGTGCTGCGGGTTAAGCTGCAAACGGCTGAAAAAGCTATTTTGCTGTACAGCGCTTCGGACATTGAAATGCTGGAGCAGGAACAGCTCGAAAAACACGCTTTCCTGCAGCGCGTGGGGCCGGATGTGCTGGACGAGACGCTGACGGCGGAGCAGGTAAAAGCTCGCCTGCTGTCGCCGCGTTTCCGCCGCCGCCAGTTCAGCGGTCTACTGCTGGATCAGGCGTTTTTAGCAGGGCTGGGAAACTATCTGCGGGTGGAGATCCTTTGGGAGGCGGAGCTTGCGCCGCAGCACCGCGCCGAAGATCTCACGGCTGAGCAGGTTGAGCGTCTTGCCAGCGCTTTACTGGATATTCCACGCCTTTCTTATCAGACGCGAGGGCAGGGAGAGGAGAATAAACACCACGGGGCAGTTTTCAGTTTCAGGGTGTTTCATCGTGCCGGGGAGCCGTGCGAGCGCTGCGGAGGGATTATTGAAAGAACCAACCTCTCTTCAAGGCCATTTTACTGGTGTCCTCGCTGTCAGAAATAA